In Thermoplasma sp. Kam2015, the following proteins share a genomic window:
- a CDS encoding 7-carboxy-7-deazaguanine synthase QueE — translation MLITEIFHSIQGEGLYAGLPMLFVRTNICNIRCEWCDTKYSFYGGKDVSLQEIIRSVQESRENWVCFTGGEPLVQREAHEFVKQVVDLGKNILIETNGTISVKNFVFSDRIFIDMDVKPPSAKVTKGFLMENLRYLRKQDYLKIVIEDDEDLNFALDFVDRYGDGLNFVFQPAWGSDIRRIADRISGTGYNIRVLPQIHKIIYGDIPGV, via the coding sequence GTGCTGATAACCGAGATATTCCACAGCATACAGGGCGAAGGGCTGTACGCTGGACTGCCCATGCTGTTTGTCAGAACCAATATATGCAATATAAGATGTGAATGGTGCGATACGAAATATTCTTTCTACGGCGGAAAGGATGTGAGCCTGCAGGAAATCATAAGATCGGTTCAAGAATCGAGGGAAAACTGGGTATGCTTCACAGGAGGGGAACCGCTGGTACAGAGAGAAGCGCATGAATTTGTAAAGCAGGTTGTCGATCTCGGGAAGAATATACTCATAGAAACAAATGGAACGATCAGTGTCAAGAACTTTGTGTTCTCGGATCGTATCTTCATAGACATGGACGTGAAGCCGCCATCTGCAAAGGTCACAAAGGGATTCCTGATGGAAAACCTAAGATATCTCAGAAAGCAGGACTATCTCAAGATCGTGATAGAGGATGATGAGGATCTGAATTTTGCTTTGGACTTTGTTGATAGGTATGGTGATGGATTGAACTTCGTGTTCCAGCCTGCATGGGGTTCGGATATAAGAAGGATAGCAGATCGGATCTCAGGAACCGGATATAATATAAGAGTGCTTCCGCAGATCCACAAGATAATCTACGGGGATATTCCAGGAGTATGA
- a CDS encoding Lrp/AsnC ligand binding domain-containing protein, producing the protein MSIAFVLISTVPGKEHEVYNKVLKINGVVEAHPLFGEYDIIVKLDMKDFTEIGEVVIEKIRTIDGVIDTKTLTGIKL; encoded by the coding sequence TTGTCAATAGCCTTTGTTCTGATTAGCACCGTTCCTGGAAAGGAACATGAGGTATATAACAAGGTGCTCAAGATCAACGGAGTGGTCGAGGCGCACCCTCTGTTCGGTGAGTACGATATAATTGTCAAGCTTGACATGAAGGACTTCACCGAAATAGGCGAAGTGGTTATAGAGAAGATCAGAACGATTGACGGGGTTATTGACACAAAAACGCTGACAGGAATAAAACTGTGA
- the guaA gene encoding glutamine-hydrolyzing GMP synthase, with amino-acid sequence MSVSSYIEQIKADILDKVKGRAIIAVSGGQDSSLLSVLASQVLADKLLCVFVDTGLLRIGEVERVKKFFEDHSMNYRIVDASQEFLSALKGVIDPEEKRKIIGKTFIDVLNREAENFGAEYLLQGTIAPDWIESGGQKRDTIKSHHNVGGLPKDMKLKLVEPLRDFYKDEIRAMSRELGMRTDLQPFPGPGLAVRIMGEVTAEKLDLLKRVTKIVEDKVEGALKPEERPWQYFAVLLPVRTTGVHGDRRAYGYTVAVRMIDSIDAMTGTFTKPSWDLLEDIANTVTDEIPEINRVVYDITNKPPATIEWE; translated from the coding sequence ATGAGCGTTTCTTCTTATATCGAACAGATCAAAGCGGATATTCTTGATAAGGTTAAGGGTCGTGCAATAATAGCTGTTTCTGGGGGTCAGGACAGCTCTCTTCTCTCTGTCCTTGCATCGCAGGTTTTGGCGGATAAATTGCTCTGCGTCTTTGTAGATACAGGTCTTCTGCGCATAGGTGAAGTCGAAAGGGTCAAGAAATTCTTCGAGGATCATAGTATGAACTATAGAATAGTTGACGCTTCTCAGGAGTTTCTCAGCGCCCTCAAAGGTGTGATCGATCCGGAGGAAAAACGCAAGATAATAGGCAAAACATTCATAGATGTTTTGAACAGGGAGGCTGAGAATTTTGGGGCAGAATATCTCCTGCAGGGAACAATAGCTCCGGACTGGATTGAAAGCGGCGGTCAGAAGAGGGATACCATAAAGAGTCACCACAATGTTGGAGGCTTGCCCAAGGACATGAAACTCAAGCTTGTGGAGCCGCTTCGGGATTTTTATAAGGATGAGATCAGAGCTATGTCAAGGGAGCTGGGTATGAGAACTGATCTGCAGCCTTTCCCGGGTCCAGGGCTTGCAGTACGCATAATGGGTGAAGTGACTGCGGAAAAACTGGATCTGCTTAAAAGGGTGACGAAGATCGTGGAAGACAAGGTTGAAGGTGCGCTTAAGCCAGAGGAACGACCATGGCAATACTTTGCAGTTCTCCTTCCCGTGCGAACTACAGGTGTGCATGGAGACAGAAGAGCATATGGATATACCGTGGCGGTCAGGATGATAGACAGCATAGACGCAATGACTGGAACGTTCACCAAGCCCTCCTGGGACCTTCTGGAGGATATAGCGAATACGGTTACAGATGAGATACCTGAGATAAACCGTGTGGTCTATGATATAACAAATAAACCGCCTGCAACCATTGAATGGGAATGA
- a CDS encoding Fur family transcriptional regulator: MVKDYVAMLKEAGYKITPQRLAVIEYLKKGPGHFTANDVYKEIKKTIPTITLATVYNILKAFADVRCINSFDVDGTTWFENEVELHANLMCKVCGNIVDVKIDKGKLLDLLKENSDADFENITLFVRGVCPECKAKERMESVSTKPVMH, encoded by the coding sequence ATGGTTAAAGACTATGTCGCTATGCTCAAGGAGGCCGGATACAAGATAACCCCGCAGAGACTCGCTGTGATTGAATATCTGAAGAAAGGGCCTGGTCACTTCACAGCAAATGACGTGTATAAGGAGATAAAGAAGACCATTCCAACGATCACCCTTGCCACGGTATATAACATACTCAAGGCGTTCGCAGACGTAAGATGCATCAACTCTTTCGACGTCGATGGTACGACATGGTTCGAAAATGAGGTTGAACTCCATGCGAATCTGATGTGCAAGGTCTGTGGAAACATCGTCGACGTGAAGATAGACAAGGGAAAGCTCCTCGATCTGTTGAAGGAGAATTCAGATGCGGATTTCGAGAACATTACGCTATTTGTCAGGGGGGTATGCCCCGAGTGCAAGGCAAAGGAAAGGATGGAATCCGTCAGCACAAAGCCGGTAATGCACTGA
- a CDS encoding transcriptional regulator, translating into MEDKKDALISKTISMLLDNGFSVADTRGQFSASFDIIARRDIERYVLKVLYNIDTLKPTTAYELAKVAKFLRSTATIVGEKTGGGLLEDGVIYYRHGIPISSLETFRNYINGERPYIYSGPGGFYVKINGEALREMRMKMSLSIGYLSHYLGVSRRSVSLYESGSSATIDIFLKLQEIIKGDLVDHQDLFKILPEELPEERVQDIYVQMLLDILERIGLDTRPAYRMPFDVLARDEDVISLIASILSEDTESTKIQLMKRISDVLEEDAFLISKRSTTRENINGCPVVNLVDLERITGKDELLRMLEKRAR; encoded by the coding sequence GTGGAAGATAAAAAGGATGCCCTGATATCAAAAACGATATCCATGCTGCTCGATAATGGGTTCTCAGTAGCGGATACTAGAGGGCAATTTTCAGCATCCTTTGATATCATTGCGAGGAGGGACATCGAAAGATACGTACTGAAGGTGCTTTATAATATAGATACGCTTAAGCCCACGACTGCATATGAGCTTGCAAAGGTAGCAAAATTTTTGAGATCCACGGCCACCATAGTTGGCGAAAAAACAGGCGGTGGGCTGCTTGAAGATGGCGTCATATACTACAGGCACGGCATTCCCATCTCATCCCTTGAAACCTTCAGGAATTACATCAACGGTGAAAGGCCGTACATCTATTCAGGCCCGGGAGGCTTTTATGTCAAGATAAACGGAGAGGCACTCAGAGAAATGAGGATGAAGATGAGTCTGTCCATCGGCTATCTGTCCCATTACCTTGGCGTATCAAGAAGATCGGTATCACTCTACGAAAGTGGATCATCTGCCACAATAGACATATTTCTAAAGCTTCAGGAGATCATAAAGGGAGATCTTGTGGACCACCAGGATCTGTTCAAGATTCTGCCCGAAGAACTGCCAGAAGAGAGGGTCCAGGATATATATGTGCAGATGCTTCTGGACATACTGGAAAGGATAGGCCTGGACACGAGACCGGCATACAGAATGCCGTTCGATGTTCTGGCCAGGGATGAGGACGTCATATCGCTTATCGCCTCTATCCTGTCAGAGGATACGGAGAGCACGAAGATTCAGCTGATGAAGAGAATAAGCGATGTGCTGGAAGAGGATGCATTTCTAATAAGCAAGAGATCCACGACTAGAGAAAACATAAACGGATGCCCAGTTGTGAATCTTGTGGATCTTGAGAGGATTACCGGAAAGGACGAACTCCTGAGGATGCTGGAGAAAAGAGCCAGATGA
- a CDS encoding RlmE family RNA methyltransferase: MTGDHRDQYYWKAKKDQFRSRAAYKLEFLIDRYGIIKNGQSVLEIGSSPGGWTQVLVERSCHVMSVDIQPMQEIPGVKFLKLNILREDAPERIREAMTDSGIESFDAVLSDAMSKTSGIKSSDHASSVVIDDAVMKIAVKTLRRGGTAVLKQFQGDMTNDFIRRWGQYFRDHKITKPPASRKESSEIYIIFYGFSGDGGERVTS; the protein is encoded by the coding sequence ATGACCGGAGATCACAGGGATCAGTATTACTGGAAGGCCAAGAAGGATCAGTTCAGGAGTAGGGCCGCATATAAGCTTGAGTTCCTGATAGATCGTTACGGCATAATAAAGAACGGTCAGTCCGTACTGGAGATCGGATCGTCTCCTGGCGGATGGACGCAGGTACTCGTTGAAAGATCCTGTCATGTCATGTCGGTCGATATACAGCCAATGCAGGAGATCCCTGGTGTTAAATTTCTGAAGTTAAACATTTTGAGGGAGGATGCTCCAGAGAGAATAAGAGAGGCCATGACTGATTCCGGTATAGAGTCCTTCGATGCGGTTCTCTCAGATGCAATGTCCAAGACCAGCGGGATAAAGAGTTCCGATCATGCATCCTCCGTTGTTATAGATGATGCGGTCATGAAGATAGCAGTGAAAACGCTGAGAAGGGGTGGAACTGCAGTTCTGAAGCAGTTCCAGGGAGACATGACGAACGACTTCATAAGGCGATGGGGGCAGTATTTCAGGGATCACAAGATAACAAAACCTCCAGCCTCACGCAAAGAATCCAGCGAGATTTACATAATATTCTATGGATTTTCAGGAGATGGCGGGGAACGCGTCACTTCGTGA
- the gcvH gene encoding glycine cleavage system protein GcvH has translation MTEVPEGLNYTKTHEWYKKDGNTATIGITDYAQSQMTDIVYVDLPKVGDKKKAGDVLLTIESVKSAEDVYSPITGTVTAVNEEVAKHPESINKDPYGSWLVKMTIEKEGDHLSAAEYRKLIQ, from the coding sequence ATGACAGAGGTACCAGAGGGTTTGAATTACACAAAAACGCACGAATGGTATAAGAAAGATGGCAACACTGCGACGATCGGTATAACTGATTATGCACAGTCCCAGATGACGGATATCGTGTACGTTGATCTCCCCAAGGTTGGAGACAAGAAGAAGGCTGGAGACGTGCTTCTAACAATAGAGTCGGTCAAGTCCGCAGAGGATGTCTATTCCCCAATTACTGGGACTGTAACGGCTGTGAATGAGGAGGTGGCAAAGCACCCCGAATCCATAAACAAGGATCCATATGGCAGCTGGCTTGTGAAGATGACCATAGAGAAGGAAGGAGATCATCTATCTGCCGCTGAATACAGGAAGTTAATACAATGA
- a CDS encoding adenylosuccinate synthase, whose product MVTPNGEGDRTAAVVGLQFGDEGKGKITDYLSGSYDVVVRFNGGTNAGHTVVTDDGTFKFHLLPSGSLRTSYVVLGSGMVIDPISLIPEIEIVKKVNPALKIIVSRNAHVVTKMHRQLDVEEEKIRSSLMIGTTAQGIGPTYEDKYARTGIRMGDITNFNVVKEKIETMYRMHSNLLSGTEFSQPEKRNEMAQALYDAGLKIKEYLDYTEMAIDRLYSQGKRILFEGAQGVFLDPDFGFYPFVTSSNTISASIYTGTGFSLRKVNRIIGVAKAYVSKVGEGPFPTEITDDLAKQLRDLGGEYGTTTGRPRRVGWLDLPMLRYAVRIDDVDELAITKVDTLGMLDRVKVCKQYLLDGRPIDYVPRDMETIKRIEPVYEEFDGWGSISDSISGRKISIDQLPPKLVKYIKFIEDQLGKPVGIISMGKERNRTVRIIK is encoded by the coding sequence ATGGTCACACCTAATGGAGAAGGCGATAGAACTGCAGCAGTCGTCGGTCTGCAGTTTGGTGATGAGGGAAAGGGCAAGATAACGGACTATCTTAGCGGATCATACGACGTTGTTGTGAGATTCAATGGCGGTACAAATGCAGGTCATACCGTTGTGACCGATGATGGTACCTTCAAATTCCATCTGCTCCCTTCTGGTTCGCTCAGAACATCCTACGTTGTTCTGGGAAGCGGCATGGTGATCGATCCCATTTCGCTCATACCGGAGATAGAAATAGTAAAGAAGGTGAACCCTGCACTGAAGATAATAGTAAGCAGGAATGCCCATGTTGTTACGAAGATGCACAGACAGCTTGACGTGGAAGAGGAAAAGATAAGATCCAGCCTAATGATCGGGACGACGGCACAAGGTATAGGCCCGACCTATGAGGACAAGTACGCCCGCACAGGTATAAGGATGGGTGACATAACCAACTTCAACGTTGTAAAGGAAAAGATAGAGACCATGTACAGGATGCATTCCAACCTGCTTTCGGGCACCGAGTTTTCACAGCCGGAGAAGAGGAACGAGATGGCACAGGCCCTTTACGATGCCGGCCTTAAGATAAAGGAGTATCTAGATTACACCGAGATGGCCATAGACAGATTGTATTCCCAGGGTAAGCGCATCCTCTTCGAAGGAGCACAGGGTGTGTTCTTGGATCCTGATTTCGGCTTCTACCCTTTTGTTACGTCATCAAACACAATAAGCGCATCCATATATACAGGGACAGGTTTTTCGCTCAGAAAGGTGAACAGGATAATAGGCGTTGCGAAGGCGTATGTTTCAAAGGTCGGTGAAGGGCCATTCCCAACTGAAATCACTGACGACCTCGCCAAACAGCTCAGGGATCTTGGCGGTGAATACGGCACTACTACCGGCAGGCCAAGGAGGGTTGGCTGGCTTGATCTGCCGATGCTCAGATATGCAGTCAGGATCGATGATGTGGATGAGCTGGCGATAACAAAGGTCGATACGCTGGGGATGCTTGATAGGGTTAAGGTATGCAAGCAGTACCTACTGGACGGCAGGCCCATAGATTATGTACCAAGGGATATGGAAACCATCAAGAGGATTGAACCTGTATACGAGGAGTTTGACGGATGGGGTTCCATATCTGATTCAATAAGCGGCAGGAAGATATCGATAGATCAGCTACCACCCAAACTTGTCAAATATATAAAATTCATAGAAGATCAGCTCGGAAAACCCGTAGGCATAATATCGATGGGCAAAGAGAGAAATAGGACCGTTAGGATAATTAAATAG
- a CDS encoding peroxiredoxin gives MVVKVGDKAPDFEAPDTSLKMRKLSDFKGQKVVLAFFPGAFTSVCTKEMCTFRDSMANFNKVNAKVIGISVDSPFSLAEFAKKNNLTFDLLSDSNREISKKYGVLHENFVNVPGLTASKRSVFVIDRNGVVQYAWISDDPGKEPNYKEIQDFVAKLN, from the coding sequence ATGGTAGTAAAAGTGGGTGATAAAGCTCCGGATTTTGAAGCTCCGGATACCAGCCTTAAGATGAGAAAGCTGTCAGATTTCAAGGGGCAGAAGGTCGTTCTTGCCTTCTTCCCAGGAGCCTTCACAAGTGTCTGCACAAAGGAGATGTGCACTTTCAGGGACTCAATGGCAAACTTCAACAAGGTTAACGCCAAGGTCATAGGAATAAGCGTTGACTCGCCGTTTTCCCTGGCTGAATTTGCAAAGAAGAACAACCTCACGTTTGATCTGCTGAGCGATTCCAACAGGGAAATATCGAAAAAATACGGTGTTCTCCACGAGAATTTTGTCAATGTTCCTGGCCTGACGGCATCCAAGAGATCGGTCTTTGTGATCGATAGAAATGGGGTAGTCCAGTACGCCTGGATCAGCGATGATCCCGGGAAGGAACCTAACTATAAGGAAATACAGGATTTTGTGGCCAAGCTGAACTGA
- a CDS encoding heavy metal-binding domain-containing protein: protein MSDIIMVNTEYVPGKRIVKVFGTIWGITVRSRGLGGNLVAGLRSLAGGEIKEYTKMLSDARNTAMERLQGAAEQIGANAVINVRFDSSDIGQVMTEIVAYGTAVLVEDVTENIERVGLS from the coding sequence ATGTCAGATATCATTATGGTAAATACAGAATATGTACCGGGCAAGCGCATAGTTAAGGTCTTTGGTACAATCTGGGGCATAACTGTGAGAAGTAGAGGCCTGGGTGGTAACCTCGTGGCTGGTTTGAGATCGCTTGCAGGCGGAGAGATAAAGGAGTACACAAAGATGCTATCTGATGCTAGAAATACAGCAATGGAGAGATTGCAGGGTGCCGCAGAACAGATAGGAGCCAACGCTGTGATAAACGTCAGGTTTGACTCCTCCGACATAGGACAGGTTATGACTGAAATAGTGGCTTACGGTACGGCAGTTCTCGTTGAGGATGTGACCGAAAATATAGAACGCGTTGGCCTATCATGA